One genomic region from Rosa rugosa chromosome 1, drRosRugo1.1, whole genome shotgun sequence encodes:
- the LOC133726060 gene encoding putative zinc finger protein CONSTANS-LIKE 11 isoform X3, translating into MRPCELCWRASALVYCRADMARLCLNCDGSVHSANALARRHSRWFLCDKCNDQPATVRCLDENMSLCQSCEWNHNNGVTGMGHRNQAISCYTGCPSLSEISRIWSAVLEGGSASGGFGGSAWESLGGSVMPKNENNCISNCLERRDSEASSFGVVSAGKLNEVLAESNCTPKFEPWMAPSTMIPSNPNCIQPQCKDQAPFLPQESSQMPKDGNDLCEGLNMDDVPLDVENDDELFSCSQGPSRYSFEDGELDCLLMDQKNLSVTESNGPHSDNAIQQASPSRQQDCTVGFHSSCVSDSVMPPVMNAGSTVNCSLLMNPSCSRNINLEGLINPTGQVHSSISLSLSSITRDTTHPDYQDCGLSPVFLSAEPWDSTLETSSPRARDKAKMRYEEKKKTRTFGKQIRYASRKARADTRKRVKGRFVKSGEEYDYDPLVRRSF; encoded by the exons ATGAGGCCATGTGAATTATGTTGGCGGGCGAGTGCGCTTGTTTACTGCAGAGCAGATATGGCTCGCCTTTGCTTAAACTGTGATGGATCTGTACACTCAGCCAATGCGTTAGCGCGAAGGCACTCACGTTGGTTTCTATGTGACAAGTGCAATGATCAGCCTGCAACAGTTCGATGCCTGGATGAGAACATGTCCTTGTGCCAAAGTTGTGAGTGGAATCACAATAATGGGGTTACAGGAATGGGGCACCGTAACCAAGCAATAAGTTGCTATACGGGCTGTCCGTCTTTGTCTGAGATTTCGAGAATTTGGTCTGCGGTCCTTGAAGGGGGTTCAGCTTCTGGTGGTTTTGGTGGCAGTGCTTGGGAGTCACTTGGGGGTTCGGTGATGCCAAAGAATGAGAATAATTGCATTAGTAACTGTTTGGAGCGTAGAGATAGTGAGGCATCTTCGTTTGGGGTAGTGAGTGCTGGCAAGTTGAATGAAGTACTAGCAGAGTCTAATTGTACTCCCAAGTTTGAGCCGTGGATGGCCCCATCTACTATGATTCCATCAAATCCGAACTGCATCCAGCCACAATGCAAAGATCAAGCACCATTCTTGCCTCAGGAGTCGAGCCAGATGCCAAAG GATGGCAATGATCTATGTGAAGGTCTCAACATGGATGATGTTCCACTAGACGTTGAAAATGACGATGAGCTATTTAGCTGCTCACAAGGTCCATCCAGATACTCCTTTGAGGATGGAGAGTTGGACTGTCTATTAATGGACCAGAAAAACTTATCAGTCACCGAGTCTAATGGTCCTCACAGTGACAATGCTATACAACAG GCATCACCATCAAGACAACAAGACTGTACCGTGGGATTTCACTCATCCTGTGTGTCAGATAGTGTGATGCCCCCAGTGATGAATGCTGGTAGCACTGTAAACTGCAGCCTGCTCATGAATCCTAGTTGCAGCAGAAACATCAATCTGGAGGGATTAATTAATCCTACTGGTCAAGTTCATTCAAGCATATCACTATCACTATCCAGCATCACAAGAGATACAACTCATCCAGATTATCAAGATTGCGGACTGTCACCCGTCTTTCTATCAGCAGAACCTTGGGACTCTACTTTGGAGACCAGCAGTCCACGCGCAAGGGACAAAGCTAAGATGAGATatgaggaaaaaaagaaaactcgCAC GTTTGGTAAACAAATAAGGTATGCCTCTAGAAAGGCTAGAGCTGATACCAGAAAACGAGTCAAGGGAAGATTCGTAAAATCCGGTGAAGAATATGATTACGATCCTCTTGTGAGAAGGAGCTTCTGA
- the LOC133726060 gene encoding putative zinc finger protein CONSTANS-LIKE 11 isoform X2, translating into MRPCELCWRASALVYCRADMARLCLNCDGSVHSANALARRHSRWFLCDKCNDQPATVRCLDENMSLCQSCEWNHNNGVTGMGHRNQAISCYTGCPSLSEISRIWSAVLEGGSASGGFGGSAWESLGGSVMPKNENNCISNCLERRDSEASSFGVVSAGKLNEVLAESNCTPKFEPWMAPSTMIPSNPNCIQPQCKDQAPFLPQESSQMPKGSSNFKDLGIQDGNDLCEGLNMDDVPLDVENDDELFSCSQGPSRYSFEDGELDCLLMDQKNLSVTESNGPHSDNAIQQASPSRQQDCTVGFHSSCVSDSVMPPVMNAGSTVNCSLLMNPSCSRNINLEGLINPTGQVHSSISLSLSSITRDTTHPDYQDCGLSPVFLSAEPWDSTLETSSPRARDKAKMRYEEKKKTRTFGKQIRYASRKARADTRKRVKGRFVKSGEEYDYDPLVRRSF; encoded by the exons ATGAGGCCATGTGAATTATGTTGGCGGGCGAGTGCGCTTGTTTACTGCAGAGCAGATATGGCTCGCCTTTGCTTAAACTGTGATGGATCTGTACACTCAGCCAATGCGTTAGCGCGAAGGCACTCACGTTGGTTTCTATGTGACAAGTGCAATGATCAGCCTGCAACAGTTCGATGCCTGGATGAGAACATGTCCTTGTGCCAAAGTTGTGAGTGGAATCACAATAATGGGGTTACAGGAATGGGGCACCGTAACCAAGCAATAAGTTGCTATACGGGCTGTCCGTCTTTGTCTGAGATTTCGAGAATTTGGTCTGCGGTCCTTGAAGGGGGTTCAGCTTCTGGTGGTTTTGGTGGCAGTGCTTGGGAGTCACTTGGGGGTTCGGTGATGCCAAAGAATGAGAATAATTGCATTAGTAACTGTTTGGAGCGTAGAGATAGTGAGGCATCTTCGTTTGGGGTAGTGAGTGCTGGCAAGTTGAATGAAGTACTAGCAGAGTCTAATTGTACTCCCAAGTTTGAGCCGTGGATGGCCCCATCTACTATGATTCCATCAAATCCGAACTGCATCCAGCCACAATGCAAAGATCAAGCACCATTCTTGCCTCAGGAGTCGAGCCAGATGCCAAAG GGTTCTTCAAATTTTAAAGATCTAGGAATTCAGGATGGCAATGATCTATGTGAAGGTCTCAACATGGATGATGTTCCACTAGACGTTGAAAATGACGATGAGCTATTTAGCTGCTCACAAGGTCCATCCAGATACTCCTTTGAGGATGGAGAGTTGGACTGTCTATTAATGGACCAGAAAAACTTATCAGTCACCGAGTCTAATGGTCCTCACAGTGACAATGCTATACAACAG GCATCACCATCAAGACAACAAGACTGTACCGTGGGATTTCACTCATCCTGTGTGTCAGATAGTGTGATGCCCCCAGTGATGAATGCTGGTAGCACTGTAAACTGCAGCCTGCTCATGAATCCTAGTTGCAGCAGAAACATCAATCTGGAGGGATTAATTAATCCTACTGGTCAAGTTCATTCAAGCATATCACTATCACTATCCAGCATCACAAGAGATACAACTCATCCAGATTATCAAGATTGCGGACTGTCACCCGTCTTTCTATCAGCAGAACCTTGGGACTCTACTTTGGAGACCAGCAGTCCACGCGCAAGGGACAAAGCTAAGATGAGATatgaggaaaaaaagaaaactcgCAC GTTTGGTAAACAAATAAGGTATGCCTCTAGAAAGGCTAGAGCTGATACCAGAAAACGAGTCAAGGGAAGATTCGTAAAATCCGGTGAAGAATATGATTACGATCCTCTTGTGAGAAGGAGCTTCTGA
- the LOC133726060 gene encoding putative zinc finger protein CONSTANS-LIKE 11 isoform X1: MRPCELCWRASALVYCRADMARLCLNCDGSVHSANALARRHSRWFLCDKCNDQPATVRCLDENMSLCQSCEWNHNNGVTGMGHRNQAISCYTGCPSLSEISRIWSAVLEGGSASGGFGGSAWESLGGSVMPKNENNCISNCLERRDSEASSFGVVSAGKLNEVLAESNCTPKFEPWMAPSTMIPSNPNCIQPQCKDQAPFLPQESSQMPKLQGSSNFKDLGIQDGNDLCEGLNMDDVPLDVENDDELFSCSQGPSRYSFEDGELDCLLMDQKNLSVTESNGPHSDNAIQQASPSRQQDCTVGFHSSCVSDSVMPPVMNAGSTVNCSLLMNPSCSRNINLEGLINPTGQVHSSISLSLSSITRDTTHPDYQDCGLSPVFLSAEPWDSTLETSSPRARDKAKMRYEEKKKTRTFGKQIRYASRKARADTRKRVKGRFVKSGEEYDYDPLVRRSF; this comes from the exons ATGAGGCCATGTGAATTATGTTGGCGGGCGAGTGCGCTTGTTTACTGCAGAGCAGATATGGCTCGCCTTTGCTTAAACTGTGATGGATCTGTACACTCAGCCAATGCGTTAGCGCGAAGGCACTCACGTTGGTTTCTATGTGACAAGTGCAATGATCAGCCTGCAACAGTTCGATGCCTGGATGAGAACATGTCCTTGTGCCAAAGTTGTGAGTGGAATCACAATAATGGGGTTACAGGAATGGGGCACCGTAACCAAGCAATAAGTTGCTATACGGGCTGTCCGTCTTTGTCTGAGATTTCGAGAATTTGGTCTGCGGTCCTTGAAGGGGGTTCAGCTTCTGGTGGTTTTGGTGGCAGTGCTTGGGAGTCACTTGGGGGTTCGGTGATGCCAAAGAATGAGAATAATTGCATTAGTAACTGTTTGGAGCGTAGAGATAGTGAGGCATCTTCGTTTGGGGTAGTGAGTGCTGGCAAGTTGAATGAAGTACTAGCAGAGTCTAATTGTACTCCCAAGTTTGAGCCGTGGATGGCCCCATCTACTATGATTCCATCAAATCCGAACTGCATCCAGCCACAATGCAAAGATCAAGCACCATTCTTGCCTCAGGAGTCGAGCCAGATGCCAAAG CTACAGGGTTCTTCAAATTTTAAAGATCTAGGAATTCAGGATGGCAATGATCTATGTGAAGGTCTCAACATGGATGATGTTCCACTAGACGTTGAAAATGACGATGAGCTATTTAGCTGCTCACAAGGTCCATCCAGATACTCCTTTGAGGATGGAGAGTTGGACTGTCTATTAATGGACCAGAAAAACTTATCAGTCACCGAGTCTAATGGTCCTCACAGTGACAATGCTATACAACAG GCATCACCATCAAGACAACAAGACTGTACCGTGGGATTTCACTCATCCTGTGTGTCAGATAGTGTGATGCCCCCAGTGATGAATGCTGGTAGCACTGTAAACTGCAGCCTGCTCATGAATCCTAGTTGCAGCAGAAACATCAATCTGGAGGGATTAATTAATCCTACTGGTCAAGTTCATTCAAGCATATCACTATCACTATCCAGCATCACAAGAGATACAACTCATCCAGATTATCAAGATTGCGGACTGTCACCCGTCTTTCTATCAGCAGAACCTTGGGACTCTACTTTGGAGACCAGCAGTCCACGCGCAAGGGACAAAGCTAAGATGAGATatgaggaaaaaaagaaaactcgCAC GTTTGGTAAACAAATAAGGTATGCCTCTAGAAAGGCTAGAGCTGATACCAGAAAACGAGTCAAGGGAAGATTCGTAAAATCCGGTGAAGAATATGATTACGATCCTCTTGTGAGAAGGAGCTTCTGA